One Clupea harengus chromosome 3, Ch_v2.0.2, whole genome shotgun sequence DNA window includes the following coding sequences:
- the lyrm5b gene encoding LYR motif-containing protein 5B: MANPLRSEVVQLYKNLLYLGREYPKGADYFRERLRAAFAKNKDVQDPDKIKELIGRGEFVVKEIEALYYLRKYRAMKKRYYENEES; encoded by the exons ATGGCCAATCCTTTGCGGAGTGAAGTTGTCCAGttatataaaaat TTGCTGTATCTCGGAAGGGAGTACCCAAAAGGCGCAGACTACTTCAGAGAACGCCTTAGAGCAGCATTTGCGAAGAACAAAGATGTCCAAGACCCAGACAAAATCAAAGAACTCATCGGTCGCGGGGAGTTTGTGGTCAAAGAAATCGAAGCTTTGTATTACCTGAGGAAGTACAGAGCCATGAAAAAACGCTATTATGAGAATGAGGAATCATAG
- the actr6 gene encoding actin-related protein 6 isoform X1 yields MTTLVLDNGAYTAKIGYSHEKVSVIPNCQFRSKTSRLKTFTANQLDEIKDPSGLFYILPFQKGYLVNWDVQRKVWDHLFGKEMFKVDFADTSVVITEPYFNFTSIQESMNEILFEEYQFQAALRVNAGSLSSHRYFHENNSELCCIVVDSGFSFTHIIPYCRGKKMKDGICRMNIGGKLLTNHLKEIISYRQLHVMDETYVINQVKEDVCYVSQDFYKDMEITQLKAEENMVMRDYVLPDFSGIKKGFCKPREEMNFTGKYKTSEQILRLTNERFAVPEMLFHPSDIGIQEMGIPEALVNSINNMPEEMQPHFFKNIILTGGNTLFPGFRDRVYKDVRMLAPTEFQVSVVQPQNPICYPWEGGKLLAENADFEEMVVTREDYEENGHFICEEKFDI; encoded by the exons ATGACAACTCTTGTACTAGATAACGGGGCATACACGGCGAAAATAGGATACAGTCATGAAAAAGTAAG CGTTATTCCGAATTGCCAATTCCGTTCCAAGACCTCGCGGTTGAAGACCTTTACTGCCAACCAGTTGGATGAAATAAAGGACCCATCAGGACTCTTTTACATCCTTCCCTTTCAAAAG GGATACCTGGTGAATTGGGATGTGCAGCGAAAAGTGTGGGATCACCTATTTGGGAAAGAAATGTTTAAG GTGGACTTTGCAGATACGAGTGTAGTCATTACAGAACCCTACTTCAATTTCACCTCTATCCAAGAGTCTATGAATGAGATCTTGTTCGAAGAGTACCAGTTCCAAGCTGCTCTCAGAGTAaatg CTGGATCATTAAGTTCGCACAGATACTTCCATGAGAACAATTCAGAGCTATGTTGCATCGTGGTGGACAGTGGCTTTTCCTTCACACACATTATACCGTATTGTAGAGGCAAGAAAATGAAGGATGGGATCTGcag GATGAATATTGGGGGTAAGCTACTGACGAATCACTTGAAAGAGATCATTTCATACCG GCAGCTACATGTCATGGATGAGACGTATGTGATCAACCAGGTCAAAGAAGATGTCTGCTATGTTTCCCAAGACTTCTACAAGGATATGGAGATAACACA GCTGAAAGCAGAAGAAAACATGGTGATGAGGGACTATGTACTGCCAGATTTTAGTGGAATAAAGAAAGGTTTCTGTAAG CCACGTGAGGAGATGAATTTCACTGGAAAGTACAAGACCAGTGAGCAGATCTTGCGTCTGACTAATGAGAGGTTTGCTGTCCCAGAGATGCTCTTTCATCCCTCTGACATTGGCATTCAGGAGATGGGCATCCCGGAGGCACTAGTCAACTCCATCAACAACATGCCTGAAG AGATGCAGCCTCATTTCTTCAAGAACATAATCCTAACAGGCGGAAACACGCTGTTTCCCGGGTTTAGGGATCGTGTGTACAAAGACGTCCGCATGCTGGCCCCAACGGAATTTCAGGTTTCAGTTGTGCAACCACAGAA TCCAATTTGCTACCCATGGGAGGGAGGAAAGCTACTGGCTGAAAATGCTGACTTTGAGGAGATGGTGGTCACTCGGGAGGACTATGAGGAGAATGGACATTTTATATGTGAAGAAAAGTTtgatatttag
- the si:ch211-59o9.10 gene encoding uncharacterized protein si:ch211-59o9.10: MSTALDISEPSSPQSCLGEPDTPGALNRACLRDDSSLLVEDSDGDCKDLSSVTVPETPSPLCLRRRVRLLDARTETGPPSLTFDPRCKAEDKSLVDTLCTTPTSHQKQKRRRIVEETSSSEVEKHNHCGSNGFVPASKLMQQYPPWLEVPRPSHSFSSSSSSSILSQSGPSRSDIRLVDEAACQSRLGLAADSTEHHRTHRTNRKRERPTKNASATISSSFSKYAKNTDVERSPPQTGLFHCRGTAAEAQSRPVPPSPHHKHEEIVIIDDDEDDVIVEAMVRSVQVAEDEAIARSLQDQFDREEQQQQLEQRRQQAMHSNRHHPPHPPHRYNPYGGMGWMSAWSHMAADPGFGYVPPTLAELQQAMFAGPSGRHPGHRFNSRSHNHSRRQGQRVPLDLFNDSQGNNYEALLAFEEGQGSVMPKNILTKREIERLPTKAYNPAHSAGKTECQICFCEYTEGEQLRMLPCLHDYHVKCIDRWLKENVTCPICRADVSQTSS; the protein is encoded by the exons ATGAGTACTGCCCTGGATATATCTGAGCCGAGCAGCCCGCAGTCTTGCTTGGGAGAGCCTGATACCCCGGGTGCGCTGAATCGTGCCTGTTTACGAGACGACAGCAGTTTGCTTGTGGAGGACAGTGATGGTGATTGCAAGGACCTTAGTTCTGTTACAGTACCCGAAACGCCAAG TCCTCTTTGTCTCAGAAGGCGAGTGCGTCTCCTTGACGCAAGAACTGAAACCGGg CCACCATCCCTGACCTTCGACCCGAGGTGTAAAGCTGAAGACAAGTCTTTGGTTGACACCCTGTGCACTACTCCGACCTCACACCAGAAACAGAAGCGCCGCAGAATAGTCGAGGAAACCTCAAGCTCAGAGGTGGAGAAACACAACCACTGTGGCAGTAATGGATTTGTGCCTGCCTCAAAATTAATGCAACAATATCCCCCCTGGCTGGAGGTCCCTCGCCCTTCCCACTctttctcatcatcatcatcttcatccatACTCTCTCAAAGTGGGCCATCAAGGTCAGACATTAGACTTGTAGATGAGGCTGCATGCCAATCAAGACTAGGACTTGCAGCAGATTCCACGGAgcaccacagaacacacagaaccaacagaaagagggaaaggcCAACTAAGAATGCTTCCGCAACCATAAGTAGCTCATTCTCTAAATACGCAAAGAACACGGATGTTGAGAGATCCCCACCTCAGACTGGCCTGTTTCACTGTAGAGGTACAG CCGCAGAGGCACAGTCTAGGCCTGTTCCACCATCACCTCACCACAAACATGAAGAGATAGTCATTATCGACGATGACGAAGATGATGTTATAGTCGAGGCCATGGTTCGCTCGGTTCAGGTGGCTGAGGATGAAGCGATTGCCAGAAGTCTTCAG GATCAGTTTGATCGAGAGGAACAACAACAGCAGTTGGAACAAAGAAGGCAACAAGCAATGCACTCAAATAGACATCAtcctccccatcctccccaCAGG TATAATCCATATGGAGGTATGGGCTGGATGTCTGCATGGTCCCACATGGCCGCCGACCCTGGCTTTGGTTATGTTCCTCCCACCCTAGCAGAGTTACAACAGGCCATGTTTGCTGGACCATCAG GAAGGCATCCAGGACACCGCTTCAATTCACGTTCTCATAACCACTCTCGCAGACAAGGTCAACGTGTACCATTGGATTTATTTAATGATAGCCAGGGAAACAACTATGAG GCTCTGTTGGCCTTTGAAGAGGGTCAAGGTTCAGTCATGCCCAAAAACATCTTGACCAAAAGGGAGATTGAAAGGCTTCCCACAAAAGCATACAATCCTGCACACAGTGCTGGGAAAACAGA GTGCCAGATCTGTTTTTGCGAATACACAGAGGGAGAACAGCTGAGAATGCTGCCTTGTCTACATGACTACCATGTGAAATGCATTGACCGCTGGCTAAAG GAAAATGTCACCTGTCCTATTTGCAGAGCAGACGTGTCACAGACATCAAGTTAG
- the actr6 gene encoding actin-related protein 6 isoform X2 gives MKNVIPNCQFRSKTSRLKTFTANQLDEIKDPSGLFYILPFQKGYLVNWDVQRKVWDHLFGKEMFKVDFADTSVVITEPYFNFTSIQESMNEILFEEYQFQAALRVNAGSLSSHRYFHENNSELCCIVVDSGFSFTHIIPYCRGKKMKDGICRMNIGGKLLTNHLKEIISYRQLHVMDETYVINQVKEDVCYVSQDFYKDMEITQLKAEENMVMRDYVLPDFSGIKKGFCKPREEMNFTGKYKTSEQILRLTNERFAVPEMLFHPSDIGIQEMGIPEALVNSINNMPEEMQPHFFKNIILTGGNTLFPGFRDRVYKDVRMLAPTEFQVSVVQPQNPICYPWEGGKLLAENADFEEMVVTREDYEENGHFICEEKFDI, from the exons ATGAAAAA CGTTATTCCGAATTGCCAATTCCGTTCCAAGACCTCGCGGTTGAAGACCTTTACTGCCAACCAGTTGGATGAAATAAAGGACCCATCAGGACTCTTTTACATCCTTCCCTTTCAAAAG GGATACCTGGTGAATTGGGATGTGCAGCGAAAAGTGTGGGATCACCTATTTGGGAAAGAAATGTTTAAG GTGGACTTTGCAGATACGAGTGTAGTCATTACAGAACCCTACTTCAATTTCACCTCTATCCAAGAGTCTATGAATGAGATCTTGTTCGAAGAGTACCAGTTCCAAGCTGCTCTCAGAGTAaatg CTGGATCATTAAGTTCGCACAGATACTTCCATGAGAACAATTCAGAGCTATGTTGCATCGTGGTGGACAGTGGCTTTTCCTTCACACACATTATACCGTATTGTAGAGGCAAGAAAATGAAGGATGGGATCTGcag GATGAATATTGGGGGTAAGCTACTGACGAATCACTTGAAAGAGATCATTTCATACCG GCAGCTACATGTCATGGATGAGACGTATGTGATCAACCAGGTCAAAGAAGATGTCTGCTATGTTTCCCAAGACTTCTACAAGGATATGGAGATAACACA GCTGAAAGCAGAAGAAAACATGGTGATGAGGGACTATGTACTGCCAGATTTTAGTGGAATAAAGAAAGGTTTCTGTAAG CCACGTGAGGAGATGAATTTCACTGGAAAGTACAAGACCAGTGAGCAGATCTTGCGTCTGACTAATGAGAGGTTTGCTGTCCCAGAGATGCTCTTTCATCCCTCTGACATTGGCATTCAGGAGATGGGCATCCCGGAGGCACTAGTCAACTCCATCAACAACATGCCTGAAG AGATGCAGCCTCATTTCTTCAAGAACATAATCCTAACAGGCGGAAACACGCTGTTTCCCGGGTTTAGGGATCGTGTGTACAAAGACGTCCGCATGCTGGCCCCAACGGAATTTCAGGTTTCAGTTGTGCAACCACAGAA TCCAATTTGCTACCCATGGGAGGGAGGAAAGCTACTGGCTGAAAATGCTGACTTTGAGGAGATGGTGGTCACTCGGGAGGACTATGAGGAGAATGGACATTTTATATGTGAAGAAAAGTTtgatatttag
- the zgc:101783 gene encoding protein FAM3C-like, whose translation MVIIIIITARTGEAISTGTFNMWFGDVESLVTFLKAIQKDTFVLIATFDDGATKITAEARELIAELGSSAINSLAFRDNWVFAGGKGITGKSPFEQHAKNNKSNNKYDNWPELLELKGCLPQKLD comes from the exons atggttattattattattattacagccCGGACAGGAGAAGCTATTAGCACAGGCACCTTTAACATGTGGTTTGGCG ATGTTGAAAGCCTGGTGACGTTTCTGAAGGCCATTCAGAAAGACACTTTTGTATTGATCGCAACATTTGACGATGGAGCAACCAA GATTACTGCTGAAGCAAGGGAACTTATTGCTGAGCTTGGAAGTTCAGCCATCAACAGTTTAGCCTTCCGTGATAACTGGGTCTTTGCTGGAGGGAAAGGAATCACTGGCAAGAGTCCATTTGAACAG CATGCAAAAAACAACAAGTCAAACAACAAATATGACAACTGGCCTGAGCTACTGGAACTGAAGGGTTGCCTCCCACAGAAGCTGGATTAA
- the sycp3 gene encoding synaptonemal complex protein 3 produces MTSSRGKQSKKAKLTEDPIDLKAFHFGKEEAKKGISGSEDDIREDETPIVDKILKRRPGPSFEEDEATSGVGNEVQSMLERFGADIGKAMQAKRKRLETFTKSSLKGSNQKLEQLWRTQYAQRQKVTQDYSQQVFTVLQQWETDTQKSEEQEEKLNNLFRQQQKLFQQARVVQSQKLKTIKDLYEQFLKNMEEMEKSHESFLQGAQVELKKEMAMLQKKIMMDTQQQEMATVRKSLQSMLF; encoded by the exons ATGACATCCAGTCGAGGAAAACAATCCAAGAAGGCAAAACTAACTGAAGATCCAATTGATCTTAAAGCATTTCATTTTGGCAAAGAAGAGGCAAAGAAAGGAATAAGCGGTTCAGAGGACGACATCCGTGAGG ATGAAACCCCGATTGTTGACAAGATATTGAAAAGACGACCTGGACCTTCTTTTGAAGAAGATGAAGCTACTTCGGGTGTTGG TAATGAGGTCCAGTCAATGTTGGAGAGGTTTGGGG CTGACATAGGCAAAGCTATGCAGGCTAAGAGGAAGAGACTGGAGACTTTCACCAAAAGCTCTTTAAAAGGCAGCAATCAGAAGTTGGAGCAACTTTGGAGAACACAATATGCCCAGAG GCAGAAGGTGACACAAGACTACTCCCAGCAGGTATTCACAGTGCTACAACAGTGGGAGACGGACACACAAAAGtcagaagagcaggaggagaagctCAAT AACCTATTCCGTCAGCAGCAAAAGCTTTTCCAGCAGGCAAGGGTCGTCCAGAGTCAGAAGCTAAAAACCATCAAAGATCTGTATGAGCAGTTTCTGAAG AAcatggaagagatggagaagagtcATGAGAGTTTCCTACAAGGGGCCCAGGTGGAGCTAAAGAAGGAGATGGCCATGCTGCAGAAGAAAATTATGATGGATACT CAACAACAGGAAATGGCTACAGTGCGGAAATCTCTCCAGTCTATGCTGTTTTAG
- the LOC105913357 gene encoding E3 ubiquitin-protein ligase Hakai isoform X1, whose amino-acid sequence MDQIDNDLQGTDGSGSLGGPDVRRQIPIKLLSKQAVRSKPPVRPQRSTSRLLPKGQSGDEEGFGYKQEERFECKSGDAFGSQRRFPHPLFWDYKLNLVGEKDDTPVHCCDKCGLPIKLYGRMIPCKHVFCYECAVLYEKKNDKMCPGLSLYSCTDQVQRIEQCLRGSLYMCSQVQGCKRTYLSQRDLQAHVNHRHMRSAKLSGSRAEPPHPPLAADPSDRFRLPPPPHLPKPHPMIPPPLQGHESYGQPPPASPSLSPSPADLAAASRALAQESFRIATMTTRKHSNLITVPIQDDSASSAAPAHDSLPQTPPGLPPAHHHPGEYPAQPIVSHPHHMMAPPQQQHYGPPPPPPPLNHHMQHPSPQSSGTPHLVYNQAPPMSSGPPPITPPPGHIISQLPPYMNHPPPGALTQHGGPPVTAPPPHHYNPSSMQQDQGTLSPPFTQPGGLSPGLWPAPRGPHPPRMQGPPPPQAQIPGPHHPDQSRYRTYYQ is encoded by the exons ATGGATCAAATTG ATAACGATTTGCAAGGTACAGATGGCTCCGGTTCCCTAGGAGGTCCTGATGTCCGTAGACAGATCCCAATCAAGTTGCTGTCCAAGCAAGCTGTGAGAAGCAAACCCCCTGTGCGGCCTCAACGATCCACAAGCAGATTGCTACCAAAAGGCCAATCAGGTGATGAAG AGGGTTTTGGCTACAAGCAAGAAGAGAGATTTGAGTGTAAGTCAGGGGATGCGTTTGGCAGCCAGCGCAGATTCCCTCACCCCCTATTCTGGGACTATAAA CTCAATCTGGTGGGTGAGAAGGATGACACACCTGTTCATTGCTGTGACAAGTGTGGGCTGCCCATAAAGCTCTATGGTCGCATG ATTCCCTGCAAGCATGTGTTTTGCTACGAATGCGCTGTGCTGTATGAGAAGAAGAATGACAAGATGTGTCCAGG TTTGTCCCTCTACAGCTGCACCGACCAGGTCCAACGCATAGAGCAGTGCCTGCGCGGCTCCCTCTACATGTGCAGCCAGGTGCAGGGATGCAAGCGCACCTACCTGTCCCAGCGTGACCTGCAGGCCCACGTCAACCACCGCCACATGAGATCAGCCAAGCTCTCAGGCTCCCGAGCCGAGCCTCCACACCCACCACTGGCTGCCGACCCTTCGGACCGCTTCCGCCTGCCTCCACCCCCGCACCTGCCCAAACCGCACCCCATGATCCCGCCTCCACTGCAGGGCCACGAGTCCTACGGCCAGCCTCCAcctgcctccccctccctctctccctcgcctgCGGACCTGGCGGCTGCCTCACGGGCTCTCGCGCAGGAGAGCTTCCGGATTGCGACGATGACCACCCGCAAGCACAGTAACCTCATCACTGTGCCCATCCAGGACGACTCCGCCAGCTCAGCTGCTCCAGCACATGACAGTCTCCCTCAGACGCCCCCTGGCTTGCCCCCGGCTCACCACCATCCGGGAGAGTACCCGGCACAGCCTATTGTGTCCCACCCTCACCACATGATGGCGCCACCTCAGCAGCAACATTACgggcccccaccaccaccccctccactaAACCACCACATGCAGCATCCATCCCCTCAGAGCTCTGGGACGCCACACCTGGTGTACAACCAGGCCCCACCCATGTCTTCCGGACCTCCCCccatcaccccacccccaggACACATCATCAGTCAGCTGCCCCCCTATATGAACCACCCTCCACCAGGAGCTTTAACACAGCATGGAGGGCCCCCTGTCACTGCACCCCCACCTCACCACTACAACCCCAGCTCTATGCAGCAGGACCAGGGTACCCTAAGCCCACCCTTTACCCAGCCCGGAGGGCTTAGCCCAGGGCTGTGGCCGGCTCCCAGGGGCCCACACCCACCCCGCATGCagggtcctcctcctcctcaagcCCAGATCCCTGGACCTCATCATCCTGATCAATCACGATACAGAACATATTATCAATAG
- the LOC105913357 gene encoding E3 ubiquitin-protein ligase Hakai isoform X2 encodes MDQIDNDLQGTDGSGSLGGPDVRRQIPIKLLSKQAVRSKPPVRPQRSTSRLLPKGQSEGFGYKQEERFECKSGDAFGSQRRFPHPLFWDYKLNLVGEKDDTPVHCCDKCGLPIKLYGRMIPCKHVFCYECAVLYEKKNDKMCPGLSLYSCTDQVQRIEQCLRGSLYMCSQVQGCKRTYLSQRDLQAHVNHRHMRSAKLSGSRAEPPHPPLAADPSDRFRLPPPPHLPKPHPMIPPPLQGHESYGQPPPASPSLSPSPADLAAASRALAQESFRIATMTTRKHSNLITVPIQDDSASSAAPAHDSLPQTPPGLPPAHHHPGEYPAQPIVSHPHHMMAPPQQQHYGPPPPPPPLNHHMQHPSPQSSGTPHLVYNQAPPMSSGPPPITPPPGHIISQLPPYMNHPPPGALTQHGGPPVTAPPPHHYNPSSMQQDQGTLSPPFTQPGGLSPGLWPAPRGPHPPRMQGPPPPQAQIPGPHHPDQSRYRTYYQ; translated from the exons ATGGATCAAATTG ATAACGATTTGCAAGGTACAGATGGCTCCGGTTCCCTAGGAGGTCCTGATGTCCGTAGACAGATCCCAATCAAGTTGCTGTCCAAGCAAGCTGTGAGAAGCAAACCCCCTGTGCGGCCTCAACGATCCACAAGCAGATTGCTACCAAAAGGCCAATCAG AGGGTTTTGGCTACAAGCAAGAAGAGAGATTTGAGTGTAAGTCAGGGGATGCGTTTGGCAGCCAGCGCAGATTCCCTCACCCCCTATTCTGGGACTATAAA CTCAATCTGGTGGGTGAGAAGGATGACACACCTGTTCATTGCTGTGACAAGTGTGGGCTGCCCATAAAGCTCTATGGTCGCATG ATTCCCTGCAAGCATGTGTTTTGCTACGAATGCGCTGTGCTGTATGAGAAGAAGAATGACAAGATGTGTCCAGG TTTGTCCCTCTACAGCTGCACCGACCAGGTCCAACGCATAGAGCAGTGCCTGCGCGGCTCCCTCTACATGTGCAGCCAGGTGCAGGGATGCAAGCGCACCTACCTGTCCCAGCGTGACCTGCAGGCCCACGTCAACCACCGCCACATGAGATCAGCCAAGCTCTCAGGCTCCCGAGCCGAGCCTCCACACCCACCACTGGCTGCCGACCCTTCGGACCGCTTCCGCCTGCCTCCACCCCCGCACCTGCCCAAACCGCACCCCATGATCCCGCCTCCACTGCAGGGCCACGAGTCCTACGGCCAGCCTCCAcctgcctccccctccctctctccctcgcctgCGGACCTGGCGGCTGCCTCACGGGCTCTCGCGCAGGAGAGCTTCCGGATTGCGACGATGACCACCCGCAAGCACAGTAACCTCATCACTGTGCCCATCCAGGACGACTCCGCCAGCTCAGCTGCTCCAGCACATGACAGTCTCCCTCAGACGCCCCCTGGCTTGCCCCCGGCTCACCACCATCCGGGAGAGTACCCGGCACAGCCTATTGTGTCCCACCCTCACCACATGATGGCGCCACCTCAGCAGCAACATTACgggcccccaccaccaccccctccactaAACCACCACATGCAGCATCCATCCCCTCAGAGCTCTGGGACGCCACACCTGGTGTACAACCAGGCCCCACCCATGTCTTCCGGACCTCCCCccatcaccccacccccaggACACATCATCAGTCAGCTGCCCCCCTATATGAACCACCCTCCACCAGGAGCTTTAACACAGCATGGAGGGCCCCCTGTCACTGCACCCCCACCTCACCACTACAACCCCAGCTCTATGCAGCAGGACCAGGGTACCCTAAGCCCACCCTTTACCCAGCCCGGAGGGCTTAGCCCAGGGCTGTGGCCGGCTCCCAGGGGCCCACACCCACCCCGCATGCagggtcctcctcctcctcaagcCCAGATCCCTGGACCTCATCATCCTGATCAATCACGATACAGAACATATTATCAATAG